The Chthoniobacterales bacterium DNA window TTTGCAGGGGAAAGCCTGCCGCTGCCAGAGGCGGAGGAGATCGATGTGAAAGTCGGCGACCAGACCAAACGCCCGGCGGATTTTACCAATTCCTCGCCGTTTGGCCGTCGCAGCGGGAAGAAAGACGGCAGCGGCAAGGCGATTCTCGCGCTCGCTGTGTTGGTGATGCTGATCGCGTGCGGGGCCATTTATCTGGCCTACACGATTCAGCCTCCGGGGATGTAATCAGAAATTCAGGCCGTAGGTGAGGCCGAGCCAGTGAGATTCGAGTTGGATTTCACTGTTGGAATATTCGCCGGCTTTGAGCTGGGACTGGGAAACGGATTGCGTCTTCGGCAGATGCCATTGCCAGGAGAAATCGAGGTGCCAGGCCGGTTGCTGATAACCAATGCCCGCGCTGACGATGGAGTCGTCGATTGCCGCAGCCAGCGGCGTGAGGGTTTCACTGGGAACGACCTGGGTCGAGTAAGCGTAACCGGCGCGCGCACGCCAGGCGTTGGCGATTTTGTATTCGGCTCCGACTCGAATGATTTTCTGATCGCGCCAGCCGAGCGGAACGACATCGGTGAATTGATCGGAACCGACGAGTCCGTTGACGACGGTGTTCGAGCTGTGGGAAAGCGTCACCGGCAATTCGTCGAAGGCGTTCGACCAGTTGATCCAGTCAAATTCAGTCGTCAGCAACAGCTTGTCCGTGGCCTGCCAGGCGATGCCGGCCTCGATCTTTTGCGGGAGCTTGGTCACCACTTTCGCGTCGGCATTTAACTCTGGCTCGACTGCGGCAAATCCACCGCCGAGCGACTGCAACTGCGCTGAGAGATTCGCCCGTGCGTCGCCTTTGGTCCGAAATTCACTGGGTGTCGTGTAAGCGGCGGAGATCCGCAGCGAGGGCAGGGGGCGGAGTGTGAATCCGATCTGACCCACGGCGGCGTAGCCCTCGGTGTCGAGATCGAGCCGGGTCTTGAAGCCCTGGAGCGTGGGCTGGCTCTGGAAAATGTAGGCTGTGTTCAGGGCGTTGTGATTGTAGATGAAACCGGCGGAAACCCCGGCGCTGAACCAGGAGGAAACGTCGGCGGCGACTCCGGCTTGAAAATTGTAGGCGAGAAATTCGGAACGGTGGCTGATTACACCGTAACTCGTCCGTTCGTCCACGCCGCCCTCGCGGTCGCGATAACGCCAGTCGGTCGAGGCCGCATACGACGGCGCGGCGGAAAGACCCCAGCGAATGGCTGGATGACCGCTCGGCAGCGCGATAGCGACGTCGCCGAGGAAGTTGATCCGGTTGCGCAGAGTGGAATCTTTCTCGCCCGTGCGAGTGAGAGTCGCATGGAGAAAAATGCCATCGACCGAGACTTCGGCGCTCCCGCGTTTGGTTTCCGTGAGGGCGGCGGGATTGGTCATCATGGCCTCCAGCGGAGAACCGGCGACGGCCACACTCGCGCCGCCCATGGACTGGGTGCGAGCGGTAAATCCATCGCGCACCAAGCCGGCGCTCCAGGCACTGGCGGCAGTGAGCAGGCTGAAAGTCAGAAATTGGGAAAAGGACGACCGGAGTTGCATCCCATTCCAAGACCAAGTTTCGTGCCAGCGGCGACGTGATTTTACGAACGTCGAATGCGCAACTGGCGTCGCAGCGAGAGATAAAGAATCCCGAGGAGCGCGATCGCGGAACTGTGGAGAACGAGGGCGTCGAAGAAGAAAACGCCGAATTCGTGGCGGAAGTGGACCTGTTTCGTGCCGAAGAAAACGTTGATGAGAAGATGGTCGCCGTTCTCGCCAGAACGCCGGTAATCGGCCTGTTCCGTCTCGGCCTTGCTGACCAGATCAAGGATCTTTTGATTCACGTAAACCTGATCGACCGTGAGATTTTTTGACCGCCGCTCGACGGGGATGATTTTCACTTCCTGCCCGGCAAGAATGCGATCCATCTCGGCGAGTTGCGCGTCGATTGCCTCGGGGGAATGTCCGGCGA harbors:
- a CDS encoding outer membrane protein transport protein, coding for MQLRSSFSQFLTFSLLTAASAWSAGLVRDGFTARTQSMGGASVAVAGSPLEAMMTNPAALTETKRGSAEVSVDGIFLHATLTRTGEKDSTLRNRINFLGDVAIALPSGHPAIRWGLSAAPSYAASTDWRYRDREGGVDERTSYGVISHRSEFLAYNFQAGVAADVSSWFSAGVSAGFIYNHNALNTAYIFQSQPTLQGFKTRLDLDTEGYAAVGQIGFTLRPLPSLRISAAYTTPSEFRTKGDARANLSAQLQSLGGGFAAVEPELNADAKVVTKLPQKIEAGIAWQATDKLLLTTEFDWINWSNAFDELPVTLSHSSNTVVNGLVGSDQFTDVVPLGWRDQKIIRVGAEYKIANAWRARAGYAYSTQVVPSETLTPLAAAIDDSIVSAGIGYQQPAWHLDFSWQWHLPKTQSVSQSQLKAGEYSNSEIQLESHWLGLTYGLNF